A single region of the Halomicroarcula saliterrae genome encodes:
- a CDS encoding AbrB/MazE/SpoVT family DNA-binding domain-containing protein, with amino-acid sequence MSSDSVDSESKVSGNQANIPARIRRELDIDDGDKLRWHIEDSGTLRVQVVQQRSGTFSDFDGYEGGEATAVESEHDNWGVDSE; translated from the coding sequence ATGAGTAGTGATAGCGTCGACTCCGAGAGCAAGGTTTCGGGGAACCAGGCGAACATTCCCGCCCGCATCCGTCGGGAGCTCGACATCGACGATGGTGACAAACTCCGCTGGCACATCGAGGACAGCGGGACGCTCCGTGTGCAGGTTGTCCAGCAACGTAGCGGTACGTTCAGTGACTTCGACGGCTACGAGGGCGGTGAGGCGACAGCGGTCGAGAGCGAACACGATAACTGGGGCGTAGATTCCGAATAG
- a CDS encoding Hsp20/alpha crystallin family protein, which translates to MSDRDPLGEIERAFDVLGDQFGVAAGTVPTDVVDEGDSFVVHADLPGYDSDDIDVQLAEGRTLTISAEQSEESEVESGTYVQRERRRQSTSRTVRLPEAVEESETAASYEGGVLTVTLPKVTAEDDGGTNIPVN; encoded by the coding sequence ATGAGCGACCGCGACCCACTCGGAGAGATAGAGCGCGCCTTCGACGTGCTGGGCGACCAGTTCGGCGTCGCCGCCGGCACCGTCCCGACCGACGTCGTCGACGAGGGCGACAGCTTCGTCGTCCACGCCGACCTCCCCGGCTACGACAGCGACGACATCGACGTCCAGCTGGCCGAGGGACGAACCCTCACTATCAGCGCGGAGCAAAGCGAGGAGAGCGAGGTCGAGAGCGGAACCTACGTCCAGCGCGAGCGCCGCCGGCAGTCGACGAGCCGGACGGTCAGGCTCCCCGAAGCGGTCGAGGAGAGCGAGACGGCCGCGAGCTACGAAGGGGGCGTGCTCACGGTCACGCTGCCGAAAGTCACCGCCGAGGACGACGGCGGGACCAACATCCCGGTGAACTGA
- a CDS encoding peroxiredoxin produces MVLEPGESVPDVVAENQRGERVRPDFATPTVLYFYPKDDTPGCATEAREFEDEADRYEEYGVSVYGVSTDDVESHAAFAESENVSFDLLADSDGNVAEAFGVELVDGHARRTTFVIAHNQVVGLYEGVRPDGHASDVLRDLGEAGLLRT; encoded by the coding sequence ATGGTGCTCGAACCCGGCGAGTCGGTCCCCGACGTCGTCGCCGAGAACCAGCGCGGCGAGCGGGTCCGCCCCGACTTCGCGACGCCGACGGTGCTGTACTTCTACCCGAAAGACGACACGCCGGGCTGTGCCACCGAGGCCAGGGAGTTCGAGGACGAGGCCGACCGCTACGAGGAGTACGGCGTCTCGGTGTACGGCGTCTCGACCGACGACGTCGAGAGCCACGCCGCCTTCGCCGAGAGCGAGAACGTCTCCTTCGACCTGCTCGCTGACTCCGACGGCAACGTCGCCGAGGCGTTCGGCGTGGAACTCGTCGACGGCCACGCCCGGCGGACGACGTTCGTCATCGCCCACAACCAGGTCGTCGGGCTGTACGAGGGCGTGCGGCCGGACGGCCACGCGAGCGACGTGCTCCGGGACCTCGGCGAAGCGGGGTTGCTCCGGACGTAG